The following are encoded in a window of Spirochaetaceae bacterium genomic DNA:
- a CDS encoding sugar phosphate isomerase/epimerase, protein MGAQEGDAAVGRAHGSEAADVHVLAREHRERGLAAAYCPRVSVDDGNRIRDIREAFAAEDVVIAEVGGWRNMLHPDPEEGKRERQRMADYLAIADEVGALCAITCIGSPGGPGQGSHDAFNFTPDAFDAAVENARWLIDTVKPKRARFVYEIYPFSVADSPANIRRLLDAVDRPEFAAHMDLVNLINTPRLYYENAAVAREAVRLFGDRIVSAHAKDLAMQEDVSVIMHEVRPGCGNIDYAAYLRVLHELPQTVPLMIEHLPTQKEYDLGVDYIQQVAAAEGIPLG, encoded by the coding sequence ATGGGTGCCCAGGAAGGCGACGCCGCGGTAGGCCGGGCCCACGGATCGGAAGCAGCGGACGTACACGTGCTGGCGCGGGAGCATCGCGAACGCGGCTTGGCTGCCGCCTACTGCCCGCGGGTGTCGGTCGATGACGGAAACCGGATCCGCGACATTCGCGAGGCGTTCGCCGCCGAGGACGTGGTGATCGCCGAGGTGGGCGGCTGGCGCAACATGCTGCACCCCGACCCCGAGGAGGGCAAGCGCGAACGGCAGCGCATGGCCGACTACCTGGCCATCGCCGACGAGGTAGGCGCACTGTGCGCCATCACCTGCATCGGCTCCCCAGGCGGCCCCGGCCAGGGCTCGCACGACGCGTTCAACTTCACGCCCGACGCGTTCGACGCCGCGGTCGAGAACGCGCGCTGGCTGATCGACACCGTCAAGCCCAAGCGGGCACGCTTCGTGTACGAGATCTATCCGTTCAGCGTGGCCGACTCACCCGCCAACATCCGCCGCCTGCTCGATGCCGTCGACCGGCCCGAGTTCGCCGCCCACATGGACCTGGTCAACCTGATCAACACCCCACGGCTGTACTACGAGAACGCCGCCGTGGCACGCGAGGCGGTGCGCCTGTTCGGCGATCGCATCGTCTCCGCCCATGCCAAGGACCTGGCGATGCAGGAGGACGTGAGCGTGATCATGCACGAGGTGCGCCCCGGCTGCGGCAACATCGACTACGCCGCCTACCTGCGTGTCCTGCACGAGTTGCCGCAGACCGTGCCGCTCATGATCGAGCACCTGCCCACGCAGAAGGAGTACGACCTCGGCGTCGACTACATCCAACAGGTGGCCGCGGCCGAGGGCATTCCGCTCGGCTGA
- a CDS encoding RNA methyltransferase yields MDLTDLRIVLVRPEESRNVGAACRAAKTMGIEQIHLVGADAIDRHVAGVVAVHAADLLERAVACTSVAEAVSGCTLAAAVTRRDGKRRKYRIWTAEQLGRRLAERHAGPVAVVFGNEKNGLTDAEMEPCQVAVAIPSAPQFPSLNLSHAVQVVAYEIYKHGHAPRQARPRQRPVGAERIARMAEPLTGALAEVGFFSPAGASSVQRFLTDILTRADLVDREAQRLERILHNVGGVVLRTKR; encoded by the coding sequence ATGGACCTGACCGACCTGCGCATCGTGCTGGTGCGCCCGGAGGAGAGCCGCAACGTAGGCGCCGCCTGCCGGGCGGCCAAGACCATGGGCATCGAGCAGATCCACCTGGTGGGCGCTGACGCAATCGACCGGCACGTGGCAGGCGTGGTCGCCGTGCACGCCGCCGACCTGCTGGAGCGGGCGGTGGCATGCACCAGCGTCGCGGAGGCGGTGAGCGGCTGCACGCTGGCCGCGGCCGTTACCCGGCGCGACGGCAAGCGTCGCAAGTACCGCATCTGGACCGCCGAACAGCTCGGCCGGCGCCTGGCCGAACGGCATGCGGGGCCGGTGGCGGTGGTGTTCGGCAACGAGAAGAACGGACTCACCGACGCCGAGATGGAGCCGTGCCAAGTCGCGGTGGCGATCCCGTCGGCGCCGCAGTTCCCGTCGCTGAACCTGTCGCACGCGGTGCAGGTGGTGGCCTACGAGATCTACAAGCACGGCCACGCGCCGCGCCAGGCGCGCCCGCGCCAGCGCCCGGTCGGCGCCGAGCGCATCGCACGCATGGCCGAGCCGCTGACCGGCGCCCTCGCCGAGGTGGGCTTCTTCAGTCCCGCGGGCGCGAGCAGCGTACAGCGCTTCCTGACCGACATCCTCACCCGCGCCGACCTGGTAGACCGGGAAGCGCAACGCCTGGAGCGCATCCTGCACAACGTGGGCGGCGTGGTGCTGCGCACCAAGCGCTGA
- a CDS encoding Gfo/Idh/MocA family oxidoreductase, translating into MSKPRYKAALIGCGSRSRMHVLSYQHVADAALTACCDLIEERRNGHATEYGLTPYADAADMIERERPDIVHIVTQPADRAALMHLAADLNVPAAVVEKPLAAGVTDWRTLVELERRCATRFTVSHQFRWHVHLTRCREALRSGRLGAVRFLETSCGMNISNQGTHALNYVMSLNGDARVQSVLGTASGMSGSDPTHPAPDSSVAHLLFDNGVRCLWHHGPTAPLIGDPATVYQHVRVAAYAERGRVLYEEFRNWEIVGPDGTECGHVGDTWRANNVLAQAGLTRATLDWLEDGSALPGTDLNQSLHEFKTVLALYASALERRPVELASFEPDDDLFERLTAALS; encoded by the coding sequence ATGAGCAAGCCACGTTACAAGGCGGCGCTTATCGGCTGCGGCAGCCGCAGCCGCATGCACGTGCTGTCCTACCAGCACGTTGCGGACGCCGCGCTGACGGCCTGCTGCGACCTGATCGAGGAGCGCCGCAACGGACATGCCACGGAGTATGGCCTGACCCCCTACGCGGACGCGGCCGACATGATCGAACGCGAGCGGCCCGACATCGTCCACATCGTCACCCAGCCCGCCGACCGTGCGGCGCTCATGCACCTGGCGGCGGACCTGAACGTGCCCGCGGCGGTGGTGGAGAAGCCGCTGGCCGCCGGGGTGACCGACTGGCGAACGCTGGTGGAGCTGGAGCGGCGCTGCGCCACCCGCTTCACGGTGAGCCACCAGTTCCGCTGGCACGTCCACCTGACGCGCTGCCGGGAGGCGCTGCGGTCGGGCCGGCTCGGCGCCGTGCGCTTCCTGGAGACCTCCTGCGGCATGAACATCTCCAACCAGGGCACCCACGCGCTCAACTACGTGATGTCGCTGAACGGCGACGCGCGCGTACAGTCCGTGCTCGGCACCGCCAGCGGAATGAGCGGCAGCGACCCCACCCACCCGGCACCCGACTCCTCGGTGGCCCACCTGCTGTTCGACAACGGAGTGCGCTGCCTGTGGCACCACGGCCCCACCGCGCCGCTGATCGGCGACCCGGCGACCGTCTATCAGCACGTGCGCGTGGCCGCCTACGCCGAGCGCGGGCGGGTCCTGTACGAGGAGTTCCGCAACTGGGAGATCGTGGGACCGGACGGCACCGAGTGCGGCCACGTCGGCGACACCTGGCGAGCCAACAACGTGCTCGCGCAGGCCGGGCTGACGCGCGCCACCCTGGACTGGCTGGAGGACGGATCGGCGCTGCCGGGCACCGACCTGAACCAGTCGCTGCACGAGTTCAAGACCGTGCTCGCACTGTACGCCAGTGCGCTGGAACGCAGGCCGGTAGAGCTGGCCAGCTTCGAGCCGGACGACGACCTGTTCGAGCGGCTCACCGCCGCCCTGAGCTGA
- a CDS encoding HEAT repeat domain-containing protein, with protein MSDAELQRFLVDGYLVLRPELPEGFHSRVYDRLGAVIERSGNPFNNILPLVPELGRVFGHPRVTGALASILGDDYYLHMHRHCHDRAPGGEAQRLHKDSLYNSRYAVDGNRRHHHARWVMAFYYPQDTGEEMGPTAIVPRSQYLLEQQREADEIRLTGAAGTVVIVHYDIWHRAAGTVSAARNRYMVKFLFTRMSDPREPSWRHEPGREAPFWENNGVHHGPGDGPRLELPEVWGHQWRWHLGQSGSGAGSPASAHGSLASLFERLAAGDERVALEAAYRLGRGGGYAARPLAEALRSSDERVRRNAACGFAPLGAAAVPALSDLAGDADPAVRARAVDALGDVGPPARAAATVLAGALGDDEASVREYAADALGLVCGGAGDSASVAAALAAAMQDGNDTVRRNAALSLARIGAGAAGAADQVAGALVAGLDDDSLYVNGYSVLGLRRLGTPRAHRALLARLEEARWEPRETAPAGLRRK; from the coding sequence TTGAGCGACGCGGAGTTGCAGCGCTTCCTGGTCGATGGTTACCTGGTGCTGCGGCCGGAGTTGCCGGAGGGATTCCACAGCCGGGTGTACGACCGCCTCGGGGCGGTGATCGAGCGTTCCGGAAATCCATTCAACAACATCCTGCCGCTGGTGCCGGAGCTGGGCCGGGTGTTCGGCCATCCGCGCGTGACCGGCGCACTGGCGAGCATTCTGGGGGACGACTACTACCTGCACATGCATCGCCACTGCCATGACCGGGCACCTGGCGGCGAGGCGCAGCGCTTGCACAAGGACAGCCTGTACAACAGCCGCTACGCGGTCGACGGCAACCGGCGCCACCACCATGCCCGCTGGGTGATGGCGTTCTACTACCCGCAGGACACCGGCGAGGAGATGGGGCCGACGGCGATCGTGCCGCGCTCCCAGTACCTGCTGGAGCAGCAGCGCGAGGCCGACGAGATCCGCCTCACCGGTGCCGCCGGCACGGTGGTCATCGTGCACTACGACATCTGGCATCGCGCCGCCGGCACGGTGAGTGCCGCGCGCAACCGCTACATGGTGAAGTTCCTGTTCACTCGCATGAGCGACCCGCGCGAGCCGAGCTGGCGCCACGAGCCCGGCCGGGAAGCGCCGTTTTGGGAGAACAATGGCGTGCACCACGGCCCCGGCGACGGGCCGCGCCTGGAGTTGCCCGAGGTGTGGGGCCACCAGTGGCGCTGGCACCTGGGACAGTCCGGGTCCGGCGCCGGATCGCCGGCATCCGCGCACGGCAGTCTGGCTTCGTTGTTCGAGCGCTTGGCGGCCGGAGACGAACGCGTGGCGCTGGAGGCGGCCTATCGCCTCGGACGCGGTGGCGGCTATGCCGCGCGACCGCTGGCCGAGGCGCTGCGCAGCTCCGACGAACGCGTGCGGCGCAACGCCGCCTGCGGATTCGCGCCGCTTGGTGCCGCGGCGGTACCGGCGCTCAGCGACCTAGCCGGCGACGCCGACCCCGCCGTGCGGGCGCGTGCGGTTGATGCGCTCGGCGACGTCGGTCCGCCGGCGCGCGCCGCGGCAACGGTGCTGGCGGGGGCGCTCGGCGACGATGAGGCGTCCGTGCGCGAGTACGCGGCGGATGCCCTCGGCCTGGTGTGCGGCGGTGCCGGCGACTCCGCATCCGTGGCCGCCGCCCTGGCTGCCGCGATGCAGGACGGTAATGACACCGTGCGCCGCAACGCCGCGCTGTCGCTGGCGCGCATCGGCGCCGGAGCGGCCGGGGCCGCCGACCAGGTGGCCGGCGCCCTGGTGGCCGGGCTCGACGACGACAGCCTCTACGTGAACGGCTACTCGGTGCTCGGCCTGCGCCGCCTCGGCACCCCGCGCGCCCACCGCGCACTGCTCGCCCGCCTGGAGGAGGCGCGCTGGGAACCCCGCGAAACCGCCCCCGCCGGCCTGCGCCGCAAATAA
- a CDS encoding DUF262 domain-containing HNH endonuclease family protein, with amino-acid sequence MAKSNVLNTTTINYLDLIGNGKRYRVPPYQRDYSWVDEQWEDLWNDLMDLRSNPDERHYLGALVVEERSDREFLIFDGQQRLATLSVLALAVISRLDAMADDGIDAAANRERARELRNRFIGEKDPASLTESSRLYLNETDDAIYQDYLVQNREPLNPRRLPRSNRLLWQCLLGFRQRLDKLTALQHDGRAIAALLSETMARQLLFILITVDDELNAYTVFETLNARGLELTTTDLLKNYLFSRVRVSADLEALQRRWRLLMDTVEQERFPELLRYHMLCDLPKVRSQRVFKLVRGQTRTAGDVFALLGELERRAELFVAVGDPNHGYWADLPGAKRCIRELNLFRVRQMMPLLFTAWESFSPDDFVRVLKVVSVVSFRYTVVSSRNPSALEAAFHYAAKPVKEGQVTTPAGVFERLRSIYVDDAKTRQDFAGLEVGTSGRKKKLAKYILARLEEDASGRACDPDTDPGTIEHILPENPADEWEETFERGRWDTLIYRLGNLTLLESSANRRVANGTYLDKVSAYGESNYVISQDIPGMAPEEWTPELLEARQRSLAARAVHLWRADFV; translated from the coding sequence ATGGCGAAGAGCAACGTCTTGAACACCACCACGATCAACTATCTCGACTTGATAGGCAACGGCAAGCGCTATCGGGTACCGCCGTACCAGCGTGACTACTCCTGGGTGGACGAGCAGTGGGAGGACCTGTGGAACGACCTCATGGATCTGCGCTCGAACCCCGACGAACGCCATTACCTGGGCGCCCTGGTGGTCGAGGAGCGAAGCGACCGGGAGTTCCTGATCTTTGACGGGCAACAGCGGCTCGCCACGCTCAGCGTGCTGGCGCTTGCCGTGATCTCCCGGTTGGACGCCATGGCTGATGACGGCATCGATGCGGCCGCCAACCGCGAGCGAGCGCGCGAATTGCGGAACCGTTTCATTGGAGAGAAGGATCCGGCGTCCTTGACCGAGAGCAGCCGGCTTTACCTGAACGAGACCGACGACGCGATTTATCAGGACTACCTGGTACAGAACAGGGAGCCACTGAATCCAAGGCGGCTGCCGAGGTCGAATCGGCTCCTGTGGCAGTGTCTGCTCGGATTTCGACAACGGTTGGACAAGCTGACGGCGTTGCAGCACGACGGCAGAGCCATAGCCGCGCTGCTCTCCGAGACCATGGCACGACAGTTGCTCTTCATCCTGATCACGGTCGACGACGAGTTGAACGCGTATACGGTGTTCGAGACGCTGAATGCGCGCGGTCTGGAGCTGACCACCACCGACCTCCTCAAGAACTACCTGTTTTCCCGTGTGCGGGTTTCGGCTGATCTGGAGGCGCTTCAGCGCCGCTGGCGACTGCTCATGGACACCGTGGAGCAGGAGCGGTTCCCGGAGCTGCTGCGTTACCACATGTTGTGCGACTTGCCCAAGGTGCGTAGTCAGCGGGTCTTCAAGCTGGTTCGAGGCCAAACCAGGACTGCCGGCGACGTGTTCGCGCTGCTTGGCGAGTTGGAACGACGCGCGGAGCTATTCGTGGCGGTTGGGGATCCGAATCACGGATACTGGGCGGATCTTCCCGGCGCCAAACGCTGCATTCGCGAACTCAACCTGTTCCGCGTACGGCAGATGATGCCCCTGCTGTTTACCGCCTGGGAGTCATTTTCGCCGGATGACTTTGTCCGCGTGCTGAAGGTGGTGAGTGTAGTGTCATTCCGCTACACCGTGGTCAGCAGCCGGAATCCCAGCGCTCTGGAAGCTGCGTTCCATTACGCCGCGAAACCAGTGAAGGAGGGTCAGGTGACCACCCCTGCGGGCGTATTCGAACGGTTGCGATCGATCTACGTGGACGATGCGAAGACGAGGCAAGACTTCGCCGGGCTGGAGGTAGGCACGAGCGGCCGGAAGAAAAAACTGGCGAAGTACATCCTGGCGCGGCTGGAGGAAGACGCATCGGGTCGCGCATGCGACCCCGACACCGACCCCGGCACCATCGAGCACATCCTGCCGGAAAACCCTGCCGACGAATGGGAAGAGACATTCGAGCGCGGGCGCTGGGACACGCTGATCTATCGCCTCGGCAATCTCACATTGCTCGAGTCGTCCGCCAATCGGCGGGTTGCCAACGGCACCTATCTCGACAAAGTGTCAGCATATGGCGAGAGCAACTATGTGATCAGTCAGGACATCCCGGGGATGGCTCCCGAAGAATGGACACCGGAACTGCTGGAAGCGCGCCAGCGCAGCCTCGCGGCGCGAGCGGTGCATCTGTGGCGGGCGGACTTCGTATGA
- a CDS encoding Gfo/Idh/MocA family oxidoreductase encodes MLKVGIIGLGGIARSHAAAIAELDNVEITAVADLFPEVRERFMSTWGVGKGYATHTELLQDGDVDAVAITLGHQLHHRLTVDACNAGKHVLVEKPMAISLQQCDAMIEAADANRVKLMVGHTQHFYGTSLKAKEILDSGQLGPLMTVVCYMSKNWGFGSRRPQYRSRFHGGGMWLANGVHVVDRLMWLLGSQAAAVSAVVGTRAHYQASDDTATALIRTKNGLAGVAVSCGYANGGPSFESHVIGANGSLKFSQHGEKFVRLGTGEQWEEVAFDDPKAEFYHEWHSFAKAIEQDLEPPSDGMWGRHVMEILFAAEQSSITGREVVLEGGHNWTTQRTGTPVTYDHGWH; translated from the coding sequence ATGCTGAAGGTAGGGATCATCGGGCTCGGCGGCATCGCGCGTTCGCACGCGGCGGCGATCGCCGAACTGGACAATGTCGAGATAACGGCGGTGGCGGACCTGTTTCCGGAGGTGCGCGAGCGGTTCATGAGCACCTGGGGGGTGGGCAAGGGCTACGCCACCCACACGGAACTGCTCCAGGACGGCGACGTGGACGCGGTGGCGATCACCTTGGGCCATCAACTGCACCACCGCTTGACCGTGGACGCGTGCAACGCCGGCAAGCACGTGCTGGTGGAGAAGCCGATGGCGATCAGCCTGCAACAGTGCGACGCAATGATCGAGGCGGCGGACGCCAACCGCGTCAAGCTGATGGTGGGCCACACCCAGCATTTCTACGGCACCAGCCTCAAGGCCAAGGAGATTCTCGACTCCGGGCAACTGGGGCCGCTGATGACGGTGGTGTGCTACATGTCCAAGAACTGGGGCTTTGGGAGCCGGCGCCCGCAGTACCGCAGCCGCTTCCACGGCGGCGGCATGTGGCTGGCCAACGGCGTGCACGTGGTCGACCGGCTGATGTGGCTGCTCGGCTCGCAGGCCGCCGCGGTCAGCGCCGTGGTCGGCACCCGCGCCCACTACCAGGCATCCGACGACACCGCCACCGCGCTGATCCGCACCAAGAACGGCCTCGCCGGCGTGGCCGTGTCGTGCGGCTACGCCAACGGCGGGCCCTCCTTCGAGAGCCACGTGATCGGCGCCAACGGCTCCCTCAAGTTCAGCCAGCACGGCGAGAAGTTCGTCCGCCTCGGCACCGGCGAGCAGTGGGAGGAGGTCGCGTTCGACGACCCGAAGGCGGAGTTCTACCACGAGTGGCATTCGTTCGCGAAGGCGATCGAGCAGGATCTGGAGCCACCGTCCGACGGCATGTGGGGCCGGCACGTGATGGAGATCCTGTTCGCCGCCGAACAGTCCTCCATCACTGGCCGCGAGGTGGTGCTGGAGGGCGGCCACAACTGGACCACGCAGCGCACCGGCACGCCGGTGACCTACGATCATGGCTGGCACTGA